In the Candidatus Electrothrix sp. GW3-4 genome, one interval contains:
- a CDS encoding adenylosuccinate synthetase — MGQAEKKHNAVIGAGFGDEGKGMFTDYLCRNAERPLVIRFSGGQQAGHTVVHKGIRHVFSNFGAGTLQGAPSYFARFCTIDPVGIVNELDVLLEKGVEPLLYIDAECPVTTPYDISYNQQHHPHGSCGVGVGATINREEHFYSLTFADLFFPWVLETRLKLIKDFYQGPADIVLEDFLQCCSVLTRSPWLRMSRGLPSDPFSDYIYEGSQGLLLDQHYGFFPYVTRSDTGTKNILSLCGKNTPQVYLITRAYQARHGLGPMSNENLPHNIKENPLETNVRNRFQGEFRRSLLDLSLLEYAMQRDRLLVADPDKCLVITCLDHISNEYRFSQDGEIIHCASEDDFVARIAEQLKIRKVYTSASDDSQTLVRRI; from the coding sequence ATGGGGCAAGCAGAAAAGAAGCATAATGCTGTCATCGGGGCTGGCTTCGGCGATGAAGGTAAAGGGATGTTCACTGATTACCTTTGCCGGAATGCCGAACGGCCCCTGGTCATCCGGTTTTCAGGAGGGCAGCAGGCCGGGCATACGGTTGTCCATAAGGGTATCCGTCATGTGTTTTCCAATTTCGGTGCAGGTACCCTACAAGGGGCTCCCAGTTATTTTGCACGGTTCTGTACAATTGATCCCGTAGGGATTGTTAATGAGCTTGATGTACTTCTTGAAAAAGGAGTGGAGCCGTTGCTCTATATTGATGCGGAATGCCCGGTGACAACGCCCTATGATATTAGCTATAATCAGCAGCACCATCCCCACGGTAGTTGCGGCGTCGGCGTCGGTGCCACCATTAATAGAGAGGAGCATTTTTACTCCCTGACCTTTGCTGATCTCTTTTTCCCTTGGGTCTTGGAAACCCGCCTTAAGCTGATTAAAGATTTTTATCAAGGGCCAGCAGATATCGTACTGGAGGATTTCTTGCAGTGCTGCTCTGTGCTCACCAGATCACCTTGGCTTCGAATGAGCAGGGGGCTGCCCTCAGACCCGTTTAGCGACTATATCTATGAGGGCTCCCAAGGGCTTTTGCTCGACCAACATTACGGCTTTTTTCCCTATGTTACCCGCTCTGATACTGGGACCAAGAATATTCTCTCACTATGCGGCAAGAACACCCCTCAAGTATATCTGATCACCCGGGCCTATCAGGCCCGCCACGGCCTCGGGCCTATGTCCAATGAAAACCTTCCCCATAATATCAAAGAGAATCCCTTAGAGACCAATGTGCGCAATCGGTTCCAAGGAGAATTCAGACGGAGTCTGCTTGATCTTTCTTTACTTGAATACGCAATGCAGCGAGATCGTTTGCTTGTCGCTGATCCGGATAAATGCCTTGTGATTACCTGCCTGGATCATATCAGTAATGAATACCGATTTAGCCAGGATGGGGAGATTATTCATTGTGCGAGCGAGGATGATTTCGTTGCAAGAATAGCTGAGCAGCTGAAGATCAGGAAGGTGTACACGAGTGCTTCGGATGATTCTCAAACACTGGTTCGACGTATTTAA
- a CDS encoding DnaJ domain-containing protein has product MQAEQRVIQKIASRPSTEELIFFIAEDDAITAACSALQKKIARNNKKELKKIQACCQIHHISLAHLARELQHIQSIFSPPEDISDDHKLLGLQAGASIAEVKQAFRRLSLQYHPDTSGQSNTTQFIEITKAYQRILNSADAKNQSQNNPPPSSSAWRYRKKNPPRQQRKKKYLYFFSLVSAAIVLVIVSISIHYQKRAMLHNISTKKTASPQETAPAQATRPVGTIQPSAHKANSPEDADVQRKVQRKEIESEPQAPTVAVGKEAEDLSPPRISQGDLPALSVRTASINHVQSLIPEMKNKVDAERFTSPLSLANAPRHPMEKKQGSAQEPERVTDMPVTDMSVPTKKEDNRPFADILSQESSFKTPLKTPQKEIPAGAHQPPPRQKETSSLFSKAPYQKVPVVKANLKKIRKNSKKKGAEAGAQKDDPSMSVLGSLRKFVQSYTAAYMSRDIKKFSLFFTDSALENGRPFAKMRIKYKQLFKATQSIDYTIDLQGTDIQEEGARATLTGRFHVQLTYNLGRIRSNSGTLTFFLVKEDRSYKIKALSYNLDPKW; this is encoded by the coding sequence ATGCAGGCCGAACAACGCGTTATCCAAAAAATAGCCTCGCGTCCTTCCACCGAGGAGCTCATTTTTTTTATTGCAGAAGACGATGCAATCACCGCAGCCTGTTCTGCACTACAAAAGAAAATAGCCCGCAATAACAAAAAAGAGCTGAAAAAAATTCAGGCTTGTTGCCAGATACATCATATATCGTTGGCCCACCTGGCGCGCGAGCTTCAACATATTCAGAGCATTTTTTCGCCCCCAGAAGACATTAGTGACGATCACAAGCTCCTCGGCCTCCAAGCAGGAGCCAGTATTGCAGAGGTGAAGCAGGCCTTCAGAAGGCTCAGTCTGCAATACCACCCTGACACCTCAGGCCAAAGCAATACAACGCAGTTCATCGAAATAACCAAGGCCTACCAGCGCATTTTAAACAGTGCTGATGCCAAAAATCAGAGCCAAAATAATCCCCCTCCTTCTTCTTCAGCGTGGAGGTACCGAAAAAAAAATCCCCCTCGGCAGCAGCGAAAAAAAAAGTACCTGTATTTCTTTTCCCTCGTCAGTGCGGCTATCGTCCTTGTTATCGTGAGCATTTCGATTCACTATCAAAAACGAGCCATGCTCCATAATATCAGCACAAAAAAAACAGCATCCCCTCAAGAGACTGCTCCAGCGCAAGCCACAAGGCCAGTAGGCACGATACAACCATCTGCTCATAAGGCGAACTCCCCAGAGGACGCTGATGTACAACGAAAAGTACAACGAAAGGAAATAGAGTCAGAGCCACAGGCCCCTACTGTGGCCGTAGGAAAAGAAGCAGAAGATCTGTCGCCTCCGCGTATTTCTCAGGGAGATCTGCCAGCTCTTTCTGTCAGGACAGCAAGCATAAACCACGTTCAGTCCCTTATTCCAGAGATGAAGAACAAGGTTGATGCCGAAAGATTCACATCACCGCTCTCTCTTGCCAATGCCCCGCGCCACCCCATGGAGAAGAAACAAGGTTCCGCCCAAGAACCTGAGCGCGTTACAGATATGCCCGTTACAGACATGTCCGTTCCAACCAAGAAAGAGGATAACAGACCTTTTGCAGACATTTTAAGCCAGGAAAGTTCTTTCAAAACCCCACTCAAAACACCACAAAAGGAGATTCCAGCAGGAGCGCATCAACCGCCACCACGGCAGAAAGAGACCAGCTCGCTCTTTTCCAAAGCACCTTACCAGAAGGTTCCTGTGGTCAAAGCAAACCTCAAAAAAATTCGAAAAAATTCGAAAAAAAAGGGGGCAGAAGCTGGTGCCCAAAAGGATGACCCGAGTATGTCGGTCCTTGGCTCTCTCCGAAAATTTGTTCAGAGCTATACAGCAGCCTATATGAGTAGAGATATCAAAAAATTTTCTCTTTTCTTTACAGACAGTGCTCTGGAGAACGGGAGGCCCTTTGCCAAGATGCGTATCAAATACAAGCAACTTTTCAAGGCGACCCAATCCATAGATTATACCATTGACCTCCAGGGCACAGATATACAAGAAGAAGGCGCAAGGGCTACCCTGACAGGCCGTTTCCATGTCCAGCTCACCTATAATCTAGGCAGAATCAGGTCGAACAGCGGCACCCTTACCTTCTTCCTCGTCAAAGAGGACAGAAGTTATAAAATCAAAGCACTGAGCTATAATCTTGACCCAAAATGGTAG
- a CDS encoding polysaccharide biosynthesis tyrosine autokinase translates to MNQPQLNDLERQIIVGSTRGNQNLPSLDYQETVAPMQDEEIHLRDYLDVIIRRKWVILLCLLFIFSATTLVTLTSTPLFQGKGTLKASASQGQLTSFEDIQTNVLKSMEFQQTQVNLLESEQLSIRLIDKLNLLTNPFFNEEIKSEQDEGASFASLVQLTLSSIRNLIRFSSETDENLTPEGKKRLLTDDVVKKLQDGLKISPVRNSELIQLSIESPDPQLSADIVNTAMEEFVQMLMDTNMQSSENAAQFLEKQIQAAQIKLEQSEKELNNFSRQAGLVSMDPKLNLIMRQLEELNDALAKSRAERISKESLYQQAISKDNQNLPQILQDDLIKNLKAEHSLLAGEYQDLSTTFKPAYPKMQQLKAKIDDITQRIREEKHFIIESIKNDYEAARKKQEYLEEKAEEQKQKAIELNDRATQYKILLRETETNKGIYESLLQRAKEIEATLGAAVTNINIVDRSRVPLYPSSPKVARNLLLGLLLGLFCGVGLAFLLEYLDDTIKNPEELIERFHIPVLGLIPFDKECVNKRKDMALKSYTDPRSPVAESIRTAITSIDLSAAEHPPKTILVTSILPGAGKSSLSTNTALSYLSSGDNCLIIDVDLRKPSLHRVFDAERKGEGLSSVLSGISTLKEVIQKTDYKGLDYISSGPLPPNPAELIASNRMRELLKTVSEHYSHVIIDAPPFQGFAEILVLANMVDGLILVTVEGDTPRDGVKHFRRSVLNVNGKILGTIVNKTGKQKGYGAYSKYSYYAYQYDYNYGEARNDG, encoded by the coding sequence ATGAACCAACCACAGTTAAATGACTTAGAACGGCAAATAATCGTCGGCTCTACCAGAGGAAATCAGAATCTTCCCTCGCTCGACTACCAGGAAACAGTTGCTCCTATGCAGGATGAGGAAATCCACTTACGAGATTACCTTGATGTTATTATCCGCCGCAAATGGGTTATTCTTCTCTGCCTCCTTTTTATTTTTTCCGCGACAACGCTCGTCACCCTGACAAGTACCCCGCTTTTTCAAGGAAAGGGAACTCTCAAGGCTTCAGCCTCACAGGGCCAGCTCACCAGCTTTGAAGACATCCAGACAAATGTTCTCAAGTCTATGGAGTTCCAGCAAACCCAAGTCAATCTCCTGGAAAGTGAACAACTGTCCATACGCCTCATCGACAAGCTTAACCTCTTAACAAATCCTTTTTTTAATGAAGAAATTAAAAGTGAACAAGATGAGGGGGCCTCATTTGCTTCACTTGTGCAGCTCACCCTCTCTTCAATCCGCAACCTTATTCGCTTTAGCTCCGAGACAGATGAAAATTTAACTCCAGAAGGGAAAAAACGCTTACTTACCGATGACGTTGTAAAAAAACTTCAAGATGGCCTTAAAATCTCTCCAGTGCGCAATAGCGAGCTCATTCAGCTGAGCATAGAATCTCCCGACCCTCAGCTTTCCGCCGACATAGTGAACACAGCTATGGAGGAATTTGTCCAGATGCTCATGGACACAAATATGCAATCATCAGAAAATGCCGCTCAATTCCTGGAAAAACAAATACAGGCAGCTCAAATCAAGCTGGAACAGTCTGAAAAAGAACTCAATAATTTTTCGCGCCAAGCCGGTTTGGTTTCAATGGACCCAAAGCTCAATTTGATTATGCGCCAATTGGAGGAGCTCAACGACGCCTTGGCCAAGTCCCGTGCTGAGCGTATTAGTAAAGAATCCCTTTACCAGCAGGCTATTAGCAAAGACAACCAAAATCTACCGCAGATCCTCCAGGACGATCTCATTAAAAACCTTAAGGCGGAACATTCCCTCCTGGCAGGAGAATATCAGGATCTTTCCACCACCTTTAAGCCTGCATATCCCAAGATGCAGCAGCTCAAGGCCAAAATAGATGACATTACGCAGCGGATTCGAGAAGAAAAACATTTTATTATCGAATCAATAAAAAATGATTATGAAGCTGCACGAAAAAAGCAAGAGTACTTGGAGGAGAAAGCAGAGGAGCAAAAACAAAAGGCTATTGAACTGAACGACAGAGCCACCCAGTATAAGATACTTCTTCGGGAGACAGAAACCAATAAGGGGATCTATGAAAGCCTTTTGCAGCGAGCAAAAGAAATTGAGGCCACCCTCGGCGCAGCTGTTACAAATATTAATATCGTCGACCGCTCCAGGGTTCCCTTGTATCCTTCCAGTCCAAAAGTCGCTCGTAATTTACTGTTAGGCCTCTTGCTGGGCCTGTTTTGCGGTGTAGGCCTTGCCTTTCTTCTAGAATATCTTGATGATACTATTAAAAATCCTGAAGAACTGATCGAAAGATTCCATATTCCTGTGCTGGGGCTTATTCCTTTTGACAAGGAGTGTGTAAATAAACGGAAGGATATGGCCTTGAAATCATACACCGATCCGCGCTCACCTGTTGCGGAATCAATTCGTACAGCGATCACCTCAATTGATCTTTCGGCGGCAGAGCATCCGCCAAAAACAATTCTTGTGACCAGTATTCTGCCAGGTGCTGGTAAAAGTTCTTTGTCCACGAACACAGCGCTCTCCTACCTTTCGAGCGGCGATAACTGCCTCATTATTGATGTGGACCTGAGAAAGCCCAGTCTTCATAGAGTCTTTGATGCGGAAAGAAAAGGCGAGGGGCTTTCCAGCGTTCTCAGCGGAATAAGTACCTTGAAGGAAGTTATCCAAAAAACAGACTATAAGGGGTTAGATTATATCTCCAGTGGACCACTTCCACCAAACCCGGCAGAGCTGATAGCCTCAAACAGGATGCGCGAACTCTTAAAAACAGTCAGCGAACATTATAGCCATGTTATTATTGACGCCCCTCCTTTTCAAGGATTTGCAGAGATCCTGGTGTTAGCTAATATGGTGGATGGACTTATTCTCGTTACGGTTGAAGGAGATACCCCGCGCGATGGTGTTAAACATTTCCGACGCTCTGTGCTCAATGTTAACGGCAAGATTCTTGGTACTATCGTGAACAAAACAGGGAAACAAAAAGGATATGGGGCATATAGTAAGTACAGTTATTACGCATACCAGTACGATTATAACTATGGAGAAGCTCGCAATGACGGGTAG
- a CDS encoding O-antigen ligase family protein yields MSWLSLLSPARTSFLQSVNQLAETNIHYASLGYNPSSGILTVSFLIGLFLYAASLKKLLQSDRIFLRKILFTCIGVGILEAVYGLLQATNPHLGVLWLNDIRQFKGMARGTIIYKNQYAALLNMIWPLAVGAALLLFKAPPKKNKQKRNKRKSATSDVGTHRLRGFLFLFLASIIMLAVLFSQSRGGTLSMLLILSILLIGLPVSAKNKLLLSGFFILITLSYGSIIGFTSILDRFMLIQQGGETRFNIWLSSLPMLQDHQLVGTGIGSYILLSAIYLKQFPENIAFDRAHNDYLEFAIELGLPLSLFFLCALIIILFLQIKKIWPYTRKELSRLPSPAIVSLVSSAAIIGFLAHGIVDFGWRLPANLLYVTTLFILLQHGTRLSSHVVSSKPPPSRPGGRANKKRKMPGRLG; encoded by the coding sequence ATGAGCTGGCTCAGCCTCCTCTCACCGGCACGTACCTCCTTTTTACAGAGCGTCAATCAGCTGGCAGAGACAAATATTCACTATGCGTCGCTCGGATATAACCCATCTTCAGGGATACTGACGGTATCCTTTCTTATAGGGCTCTTTCTTTATGCCGCTAGTCTCAAAAAATTACTTCAATCAGATCGAATATTTCTCAGGAAAATTCTATTTACCTGTATAGGGGTTGGAATACTGGAAGCAGTATACGGTCTCCTGCAAGCGACCAACCCACACCTTGGTGTACTCTGGCTCAACGATATACGACAGTTCAAAGGAATGGCTCGAGGGACCATCATTTACAAAAATCAATATGCCGCTCTTCTGAATATGATTTGGCCCCTTGCTGTGGGGGCAGCGCTTCTCCTCTTCAAAGCCCCTCCTAAAAAAAACAAACAAAAGCGGAACAAAAGAAAGTCAGCCACCAGCGATGTTGGCACCCACCGCCTGCGAGGATTTTTGTTTCTCTTTCTCGCCTCTATCATTATGCTGGCTGTCCTGTTTTCTCAATCGCGAGGTGGTACTCTTTCCATGCTCCTTATCCTCTCAATACTGCTTATTGGACTTCCTGTCAGCGCAAAAAACAAGCTTCTTCTCTCTGGATTTTTTATACTCATCACTCTATCCTACGGTTCAATAATCGGCTTTACATCTATACTCGACCGTTTTATGCTTATTCAACAGGGAGGAGAAACCAGATTCAACATATGGCTGTCCAGTCTTCCCATGCTTCAAGATCACCAGCTCGTTGGCACAGGGATTGGTTCTTATATTTTACTTTCCGCTATCTACCTGAAACAATTCCCAGAAAATATCGCCTTTGACAGGGCACATAATGACTATCTTGAATTTGCCATTGAACTTGGTCTTCCTCTTTCGCTTTTCTTTCTCTGCGCCCTTATTATTATCCTCTTTCTCCAAATAAAAAAGATATGGCCTTATACAAGAAAAGAGCTCTCTAGACTTCCTTCACCAGCTATCGTCTCCCTTGTCTCAAGTGCCGCAATTATCGGTTTCCTTGCCCATGGTATTGTTGACTTCGGCTGGCGTCTACCGGCTAATTTACTCTATGTTACCACCTTGTTTATTCTGCTTCAGCATGGAACCCGCCTTTCCTCACACGTCGTCAGCAGCAAGCCTCCCCCATCTCGACCCGGCGGCCGGGCCAACAAAAAAAGAAAAATGCCTGGGCGGCTTGGATGA
- a CDS encoding polysaccharide biosynthesis/export family protein: protein MVKKKFILRLLFTFTLILSGCANEQFKSNVNIEEFTQQDDQLASRTVQQNMFDSVLTAPPEDAESKLGPGDLITVNVLESEELNTETRVSSRGYVSLPILDQVEVFNLTAAEAEEKIELLLQEKYLKDPHVSVFVKEKISDQITLVGSFTMPGNYDYVSGRRLLDIIAVAQGVTEDSASIAYLARKDRKTGAVKNYIIDLDALIKRGDMNYNVAIAGGDVIFVPEAGKCFIDGAVRNPGTYPLKGEMSITEAIVLAGGLTAYADNDKIKLIRYTGEGKRNIISLSFSELQDGLGDKIKLQDQDVVYAESSTSGLLSTGLGFDLGFMGTGINYRNPSVDRRL, encoded by the coding sequence ATGGTCAAAAAAAAGTTTATCCTGCGCCTTCTGTTTACTTTTACTTTAATACTCTCTGGATGCGCAAACGAGCAGTTTAAAAGTAATGTTAACATTGAAGAATTCACTCAACAAGATGATCAGCTGGCAAGTAGAACTGTTCAGCAAAATATGTTTGATTCAGTCCTCACTGCTCCGCCGGAAGACGCTGAATCCAAACTGGGGCCAGGAGACCTTATTACGGTCAACGTTCTTGAATCAGAGGAATTAAACACAGAAACCAGAGTGAGTTCAAGAGGATATGTCAGTCTTCCTATTCTCGACCAAGTAGAAGTCTTTAACCTTACAGCCGCAGAAGCGGAAGAAAAAATTGAGCTCCTTCTTCAGGAAAAATACCTAAAAGACCCTCATGTTTCTGTTTTTGTAAAAGAAAAAATAAGTGATCAAATAACCCTTGTTGGCTCTTTTACTATGCCTGGTAACTATGATTATGTTTCGGGCCGGCGTTTACTTGACATTATTGCCGTTGCCCAGGGGGTCACGGAGGATTCAGCATCAATAGCCTATCTAGCTCGAAAGGATCGCAAAACCGGAGCAGTAAAAAACTACATTATTGACCTGGATGCGCTTATAAAGCGAGGTGATATGAACTATAACGTTGCCATAGCTGGCGGTGATGTCATATTTGTTCCAGAGGCGGGAAAATGCTTTATAGATGGTGCAGTCAGAAATCCAGGGACCTACCCCCTGAAAGGGGAAATGAGCATAACCGAGGCGATTGTTTTAGCAGGAGGCCTGACAGCCTATGCAGATAATGACAAAATTAAGCTCATTCGCTATACTGGAGAAGGTAAGCGTAATATTATCAGCCTGAGCTTCAGTGAGCTGCAAGATGGGCTTGGTGACAAGATCAAGCTCCAAGATCAGGATGTTGTCTATGCAGAATCAAGTACTTCAGGGCTATTATCGACAGGCCTAGGATTTGATCTTGGTTTTATGGGAACCGGAATTAATTACCGCAACCCATCTGTTGACAGGCGGCTGTGA